One genomic segment of Burkholderiaceae bacterium includes these proteins:
- a CDS encoding ATP-dependent acyl-CoA ligase, with product MSDAIARFDPAARTLPAMLAHQCERFADRTLLVAGDSRWRYADALRTARAMGALLQAHGIRAGDRVALMVGNRPEFLQVFLGCAWIGAVTVPINTAARGVNLRHILSNSGARLFVGEAGTLPALAGLEDRAALPLERVWSVDASDAGGVEPMPALGDTLAEAAAIQPGDTLAILYTSGTTGLSKGVCCPHAQYYWWARYSAELLGLRDGDVLLTTLPLFHTNALNAFFQALLTGSTLVVEPRFSASDFWAALVRHQATVTYVLGAMVPILLSRDPSPDDRAHQVRIALAPAIPTRFHDIFSQRFGMALLDGYGSTESNFVIGLDAEQKPGSMGRLVPGFQARVADEWDEAVPDGTPGELLLRADEPFAFASGYFGMPNKTVEAWRNLWFHTGDRVVRDADGFYIFLDRLKDAIRRRGENISSYEVEQVLLSHPAVALAAVFPVQSELAEDEVMAALVPREGMTLDPVELIRFCEPRMAYFAVPRFLEFMKELPTTENGKVQKFKLRERGRTPATWDREAAGIKVKR from the coding sequence ATGAGCGACGCCATTGCCCGCTTCGATCCTGCGGCACGCACGCTGCCGGCGATGCTCGCGCACCAGTGCGAGCGCTTTGCCGATCGCACCTTGCTGGTGGCCGGCGACAGCCGCTGGCGCTATGCCGATGCGCTGCGCACCGCGCGCGCGATGGGCGCGCTGCTGCAGGCCCACGGTATCCGCGCGGGCGACCGCGTGGCGCTGATGGTCGGCAACCGCCCCGAGTTCTTGCAGGTCTTTCTCGGCTGCGCCTGGATCGGCGCCGTTACGGTGCCCATCAACACCGCCGCGCGCGGCGTCAACCTGCGCCACATCCTCAGCAACTCGGGCGCGCGCCTGTTCGTCGGCGAGGCGGGCACGCTGCCGGCCCTGGCGGGGCTGGAAGATCGCGCGGCGTTGCCGCTGGAACGCGTCTGGAGCGTCGACGCGTCGGACGCCGGGGGCGTCGAGCCGATGCCCGCGCTCGGCGACACGCTGGCTGAAGCCGCGGCGATCCAGCCCGGTGACACGCTCGCCATCCTCTACACCTCGGGCACGACCGGCCTCTCGAAAGGGGTGTGCTGCCCGCACGCGCAGTACTACTGGTGGGCCCGCTATTCCGCCGAGCTGCTGGGCCTGCGCGACGGCGACGTGCTGCTGACCACGCTGCCGCTGTTCCACACCAACGCACTGAACGCCTTCTTCCAGGCGCTGCTGACCGGCTCGACGCTGGTGGTCGAGCCGCGTTTTTCCGCGTCCGACTTCTGGGCCGCGCTGGTGCGCCACCAGGCCACCGTCACCTACGTGCTCGGCGCCATGGTGCCGATCCTGCTGTCTCGCGATCCGTCGCCCGACGACCGCGCGCACCAAGTCCGCATCGCACTGGCGCCGGCCATCCCCACGCGTTTTCACGACATCTTCAGCCAGCGCTTCGGCATGGCGCTGCTCGACGGCTACGGCTCGACTGAAAGCAACTTCGTCATCGGGCTCGACGCCGAGCAAAAACCCGGCAGCATGGGCCGTCTGGTGCCCGGCTTTCAGGCGCGCGTAGCCGACGAATGGGACGAGGCCGTGCCCGACGGCACGCCGGGCGAACTGCTGCTGCGCGCCGACGAGCCGTTCGCCTTCGCCTCAGGCTACTTCGGCATGCCCAACAAGACCGTGGAAGCCTGGCGCAATCTGTGGTTTCATACCGGCGACCGCGTGGTGCGTGATGCCGACGGCTTCTACATCTTCCTCGATCGCCTGAAGGACGCGATCCGCCGCCGGGGCGAGAACATCTCCTCCTACGAGGTCGAGCAGGTGCTGCTCAGCCACCCGGCGGTTGCGCTGGCGGCCGTCTTCCCCGTGCAGAGCGAGCTGGCCGAGGACGAGGTGATGGCCGCGCTCGTGCCACGCGAAGGCATGACGCTCGATCCGGTCGAGCTGATCCGCTTTTGCGAGCCGCGCATGGCCTACTTTGCCGTGCCGCGCTTTCTCGAATTCATGAAGGAACTGCCCACCACCGAAAACGGCAAGGTGCAGAAATTCAAGCTGCGCGAGCGCGGCCGCACCCCCGCCACCTGGGACCGCGAGGCGGCCGGCATCAAGGTCAAGCGCTGA
- a CDS encoding aromatic-ring-hydroxylating dioxygenase subunit beta, with protein sequence MSTVTDSQLIDFVYQEADLIDAQQLNEWEALFSDDGHYWMPLTHGQTDPILQGSLMYEDKLLLKIRVERFFGKRTFSQQPHTRSHHLLQAPRIVSRDHAAGRYTLRTAFHFVETRQDDQLLLAAWATHELVVVDGQLRIKLKRVDLVNCDAALPNIQCFM encoded by the coding sequence ATGAGCACGGTCACCGACAGCCAACTGATCGACTTCGTCTACCAGGAAGCCGACCTCATCGACGCGCAGCAGCTCAACGAGTGGGAGGCGCTGTTCAGCGACGATGGGCACTACTGGATGCCGCTCACGCACGGCCAGACCGATCCCATCCTGCAGGGTTCGCTGATGTACGAGGACAAGCTGCTGCTGAAGATCCGCGTCGAGCGCTTTTTCGGCAAGCGCACCTTCTCGCAGCAGCCGCACACCCGCAGCCATCATTTGCTGCAGGCGCCGCGCATCGTCTCGCGCGACCATGCCGCCGGGCGCTACACGCTGCGCACGGCATTCCATTTCGTCGAAACCCGCCAGGACGACCAGTTGCTGCTCGCCGCCTGGGCGACGCATGAGCTGGTGGTGGTCGACGGCCAATTGCGCATCAAGCTCAAGCGCGTGGATCTGGTCAACTGCGACGCGGCCCTGCCCAACATCCAGTGTTTCATGTAA
- a CDS encoding Rieske 2Fe-2S domain-containing protein, which produces MGRYTDNPAAIRALVREAEVHKDTYVDPELFELEMEHLFANTWVYVGHASQVPKKGDFYTTTVGTEPVVMVRHTDDSIRVLFNRCPHKGVKVAAEACGNTGKFFRCPYHAWTFKTDGSLLSIPLKKGYENTGFDCCEASGGMAAVQAVHVYRDFVFCRLNPEGISFEDYFGQSLSTIDFMVDRSPQGKLEVVGGVLRYINRCNWKMLVDNQTDTTHPMVVHESSAGTAASTWSQVPAGTPKPMAVEVFTPFVSSYEFFDESGLRVWPNGHGHDGVGRSIHSDYSGIPGYTEAMVAAYGEERTKAILGEARHNTILFPNLTMKGPIQTMRIFKPIAVDKTLVESWTFRLVGAPDKLLERTLMYNRLINAPTSVVAHDDTEVYERAQEALKSRGRDWMNLYRSYDPKEPRNEAHFETNGTNELQMRNQMRAWAHFMTVSMEQKSEGSAA; this is translated from the coding sequence ATGGGACGCTACACCGACAACCCCGCCGCCATTCGCGCGCTGGTGCGCGAAGCCGAAGTCCACAAGGACACCTACGTCGATCCCGAGCTGTTCGAGCTCGAGATGGAACACCTGTTCGCCAACACCTGGGTCTATGTGGGCCACGCCAGCCAGGTGCCCAAGAAGGGCGACTTCTACACCACCACCGTCGGCACCGAGCCCGTCGTCATGGTGCGCCACACCGACGACAGCATCCGCGTGCTGTTCAACCGCTGTCCGCACAAGGGCGTGAAAGTGGCGGCCGAGGCCTGCGGCAACACCGGCAAGTTCTTCCGCTGCCCCTACCACGCCTGGACCTTCAAGACCGACGGCTCGCTGCTGTCGATCCCGCTCAAGAAGGGCTACGAGAACACCGGCTTCGACTGCTGCGAGGCCAGCGGCGGCATGGCCGCGGTGCAGGCCGTGCATGTCTACCGTGACTTCGTCTTCTGCCGCCTGAACCCCGAGGGCATCTCGTTCGAAGATTACTTCGGCCAGTCGCTCTCGACCATCGACTTCATGGTCGACCGCTCGCCCCAGGGAAAGCTCGAAGTCGTCGGCGGCGTGCTGCGCTACATCAACCGCTGCAACTGGAAGATGCTGGTGGACAACCAGACCGACACCACCCACCCGATGGTGGTGCATGAATCGTCGGCCGGCACCGCGGCATCGACCTGGAGCCAGGTCCCCGCCGGCACGCCCAAGCCGATGGCGGTCGAGGTGTTCACGCCCTTCGTCAGCTCCTACGAGTTCTTCGATGAATCGGGTCTGCGCGTCTGGCCCAACGGTCACGGCCATGACGGCGTGGGCCGCTCGATCCACTCGGACTATTCGGGTATCCCGGGCTACACGGAAGCCATGGTGGCAGCCTATGGCGAGGAGCGCACCAAGGCCATCCTGGGCGAGGCCAGGCACAACACCATCCTGTTTCCCAACCTGACGATGAAGGGGCCGATCCAGACCATGCGCATCTTCAAGCCGATTGCGGTGGACAAGACGCTGGTGGAATCCTGGACCTTCCGACTCGTGGGTGCACCCGACAAACTGCTCGAGCGCACGCTGATGTACAACCGCCTGATCAACGCGCCGACCTCGGTCGTCGCGCACGACGACACCGAGGTCTACGAGCGCGCGCAGGAGGCGCTCAAGAGCCGCGGCCGCGACTGGATGAATTTGTACCGTTCGTACGATCCGAAGGAACCGCGCAACGAGGCGCACTTCGAGACCAACGGCACCAACGAGCTGCAGATGCGCAACCAGATGCGTGCCTGGGCGCATTTCATGACCGTCAGCATGGAGCAGAAGAGCGAAGGGAGCGCAGCATGA
- a CDS encoding oxidoreductase: MTGSTLIVSEVRTETPLIRRIRLAHPQGQALAPLASGAHLQVMVPGLPERRCYSIVQLSSAEVLDAAPRSHWIAVRREEPSRGGSTWMHQLKVGDAVTVGEPRNEFPLHAAQAGEAPAVLIAGGIGITPIASHAAALTAQQRPFVLHYSSRSRDQFALLDELKALCGDALHLHADDEAATRLDLAALLDGCRPTQPLYICGPKGMIDAAIAAATVRGWTKEHIHIELFVEATSQKGDGAFELELRQSGKVLQVPADKTILEVMEAAGCDPMFDCRRGECGVCQATVLEGVPDHRDYFLSDAERASNQLIQTCISRAKSPRLVLDA, translated from the coding sequence ATGACCGGCTCCACCCTCATCGTCTCCGAAGTGCGCACCGAGACGCCACTGATCCGCCGCATCCGCCTGGCCCACCCGCAGGGGCAGGCGCTGGCGCCGCTGGCCTCGGGGGCGCACCTGCAGGTCATGGTGCCGGGCCTGCCCGAGCGGCGCTGCTACTCCATCGTTCAGCTCTCGTCCGCCGAGGTGCTGGATGCCGCCCCGCGCAGCCACTGGATCGCCGTGCGCCGCGAGGAGCCAAGCCGCGGCGGCTCAACCTGGATGCACCAGTTGAAGGTGGGTGACGCCGTCACCGTGGGCGAACCGCGCAACGAATTCCCCTTGCACGCAGCCCAGGCCGGCGAAGCCCCCGCCGTGCTGATCGCCGGCGGCATCGGTATCACGCCCATCGCCAGCCACGCCGCCGCGCTCACGGCGCAGCAGCGCCCTTTCGTGCTGCACTACAGCAGCCGCAGCCGCGACCAGTTCGCCCTGCTGGACGAGCTGAAGGCCTTGTGCGGCGACGCCCTGCACCTGCACGCCGACGACGAGGCCGCCACGCGCCTGGACCTGGCGGCCCTGCTTGACGGCTGCCGCCCAACGCAGCCGCTGTACATCTGCGGGCCCAAGGGCATGATCGACGCCGCCATCGCCGCCGCCACGGTGCGCGGCTGGACCAAGGAGCACATCCACATCGAGCTGTTCGTCGAGGCCACGTCGCAAAAGGGCGATGGCGCGTTCGAGCTGGAACTGCGCCAGTCCGGCAAGGTGCTGCAGGTGCCGGCCGACAAGACCATCCTGGAGGTGATGGAGGCCGCCGGCTGCGATCCGATGTTCGACTGCCGCCGCGGCGAATGCGGCGTGTGCCAGGCCACCGTGCTGGAGGGCGTGCCCGACCACCGCGACTACTTCCTGAGCGATGCCGAAAGGGCGTCCAACCAACTCATCCAGACCTGCATCTCGCGCGCCAAGTCGCCCCGGCTGGTGCTCGACGCATAG
- a CDS encoding winged helix-turn-helix transcriptional regulator, which produces MKIHANTRENPSPRAIKPGFDGGPRYARTVTQRSFRANAQPPATSPEPARFIDGYLAYLLAQASHRISGEFHREVEAAGLSVTEWRVLASLADGARETIGTLSQLTLTKQPTLSKIVQRMERQGLVMRGNMASDRRQTLVALTPQGQKVARRHLRRALGHQAQVLQSIDSQEAQWLIGALHRLMQLPPGPDSSAG; this is translated from the coding sequence ATGAAAATTCATGCAAATACAAGGGAAAACCCCAGTCCACGTGCGATCAAGCCCGGTTTCGATGGCGGCCCGCGCTATGCTCGGACGGTGACCCAACGATCCTTCCGTGCCAATGCCCAGCCCCCGGCGACGTCTCCAGAGCCCGCCCGTTTCATCGACGGCTACCTGGCCTATCTGCTGGCGCAGGCAAGCCATCGGATTTCGGGGGAGTTCCACCGCGAGGTCGAGGCGGCCGGCCTGTCGGTGACCGAATGGCGCGTATTGGCGAGCCTGGCGGACGGCGCGCGCGAAACCATCGGCACCCTGAGCCAGTTGACCCTCACCAAGCAGCCGACGCTCAGCAAGATCGTGCAGCGCATGGAGCGCCAGGGCCTGGTGATGCGCGGCAACATGGCGTCGGACAGGCGCCAGACGCTGGTGGCGCTGACCCCGCAAGGACAGAAAGTGGCCCGGCGGCACCTGCGGCGCGCGCTCGGCCACCAGGCGCAGGTTCTGCAGTCCATCGACTCGCAGGAAGCGCAGTGGCTGATCGGCGCGCTGCATCGCCTGATGCAGTTGCCGCCGGGGCCGGATTCCAGCGCCGGATAA
- a CDS encoding molybdopterin-dependent oxidoreductase translates to MRAWRQPDFVVVHEPWWNPPAKYADVVLPATTTMERNDIMAAELQRHWAAMHQVIPPVAQSRNDLDVFAELSERMGFKEAYTEGRSEMQWLRHMYEPARAKAIELGYAPPDFDTFWEQGSYEFPSDGNSLEPVMLSEFRADPTAHPLKTPSGKIELFSQRIAEYDYEDCPPHPTWLEPAEWLGGAKAKEFPLHLLSHQPAGKLHSQLDPSEVSVQFKRDGRKVLNLSPRDAAVRSIGDGDSIKVYNDRGAFVASARVNDGLMNGVAQVPTGAWFDPEEPGAAASLEKHGNPNVVMLDKGTSRLGQGSVAQTVLMQVEEFANPPRVTAFDLPHFSGE, encoded by the coding sequence GTGCGCGCCTGGCGACAGCCGGACTTCGTGGTGGTGCATGAACCGTGGTGGAATCCTCCCGCCAAATATGCCGATGTCGTCTTGCCGGCGACGACCACCATGGAGCGCAACGACATCATGGCGGCCGAGTTGCAACGGCACTGGGCGGCCATGCATCAGGTCATCCCGCCCGTGGCTCAATCGCGCAACGACCTCGATGTCTTCGCGGAACTGTCGGAACGGATGGGCTTCAAGGAAGCGTACACGGAAGGGCGCAGCGAAATGCAGTGGCTGCGCCACATGTACGAGCCGGCCCGCGCCAAGGCGATCGAGCTGGGTTATGCGCCACCGGACTTCGACACGTTCTGGGAGCAGGGGTCGTACGAGTTTCCGTCCGACGGGAATTCCCTGGAGCCGGTGATGCTGTCCGAGTTCCGCGCCGATCCTACGGCACATCCCCTCAAGACGCCCTCTGGAAAGATCGAACTCTTTTCCCAGCGCATCGCGGAATACGACTATGAAGATTGCCCGCCGCACCCGACCTGGCTGGAGCCGGCGGAATGGCTCGGCGGCGCCAAAGCCAAGGAGTTCCCGCTGCATCTTCTGTCGCACCAGCCCGCCGGCAAACTTCACAGCCAGCTGGACCCCAGCGAGGTCAGCGTTCAATTCAAACGCGACGGCCGCAAGGTGCTGAATCTCTCGCCGCGCGATGCCGCCGTGCGCAGCATTGGGGATGGCGATAGCATCAAGGTCTACAACGACCGCGGGGCATTTGTCGCATCGGCGCGTGTCAACGACGGCCTGATGAACGGTGTGGCGCAGGTGCCGACCGGGGCGTGGTTCGACCCGGAAGAGCCGGGCGCCGCGGCTTCACTGGAAAAGCATGGCAACCCCAACGTCGTGATGCTGGATAAGGGCACATCGCGCCTAGGGCAAGGATCGGTGGCGCAGACGGTGTTGATGCAGGTCGAGGAATTTGCGAATCCGCCCCGTGTCACGGCGTTTGACCTGCCCCATTTTTCCGGCGAATAG
- a CDS encoding molybdopterin-dependent oxidoreductase, translating to MERIVRSKVEFINISPARDNTPDLLKADWLPIVPNTDTAMMLGLAHVLVSEDLHDKRFLALYCEGFKPFRRYLMGEADGVPKDAAWASRICGVGADTIRGLARRMAAKKTLITTAWAVQRVDHGEQPVWMTIALASLLGRIGEPGCGTRSITTPT from the coding sequence ATGGAACGTATCGTGCGCTCGAAGGTTGAGTTCATCAACATCAGCCCGGCCCGTGATAACACTCCCGACCTGCTGAAAGCCGATTGGCTTCCCATCGTGCCCAACACGGATACGGCGATGATGCTCGGACTCGCCCATGTGCTGGTGAGCGAAGACCTGCATGACAAACGATTTCTGGCGCTCTATTGCGAGGGCTTCAAACCGTTTCGGCGTTATTTGATGGGCGAGGCCGACGGGGTGCCCAAGGATGCCGCGTGGGCCTCCCGCATTTGCGGCGTCGGTGCGGACACGATTCGTGGCCTTGCCCGCCGCATGGCGGCGAAAAAAACGCTGATCACCACGGCCTGGGCGGTGCAGCGGGTGGATCATGGTGAGCAGCCGGTGTGGATGACCATCGCGCTGGCCAGCCTGCTGGGCCGCATTGGCGAGCCCGGTTGCGGCACCCGTTCCATCACAACTCCAACCTGA
- a CDS encoding molybdopterin-dependent oxidoreductase, which produces MVRSPLRIGQPHVRSGYLKRREASRAGRGSEPFVPVSWETAMNLVEGGLRRVKSEFGNEAIYGGSYGWASAGRLHHAPSVLKRFFGLFGGYVDKRGNHSFGSAMHIAPYVIGSSSVTLMAVPWVHIAEHTELVVMFGGAHAKTCKSTPVARRCTRRSSGWNVSCARRLSSSTSARPVITLPTC; this is translated from the coding sequence ATGGTGCGCAGTCCACTGCGGATAGGGCAGCCACACGTCCGGTCCGGCTATCTGAAGCGCAGAGAAGCGTCTCGGGCCGGGCGGGGGTCGGAGCCGTTCGTCCCAGTCAGCTGGGAGACGGCGATGAACCTGGTGGAAGGAGGTCTGCGTCGGGTGAAATCCGAGTTTGGCAATGAAGCCATTTACGGCGGCTCCTACGGCTGGGCGAGCGCGGGCCGGCTGCACCACGCCCCCAGCGTTTTGAAGCGATTTTTTGGGTTGTTTGGGGGCTACGTCGACAAACGCGGCAATCACAGCTTTGGCTCGGCGATGCACATCGCACCTTATGTGATCGGCTCGTCGAGCGTCACCTTGATGGCGGTTCCATGGGTGCATATTGCCGAGCACACCGAGCTGGTCGTGATGTTCGGCGGCGCTCACGCCAAAACATGCAAATCGACTCCGGTGGCGCGGCGATGCACGAGGCGCAGCAGTGGATGGAACGTATCGTGCGCTCGAAGGTTGAGTTCATCAACATCAGCCCGGCCCGTGATAACACTCCCGACCTGCTGA
- a CDS encoding cytosine permease: protein MAEALVADRMEDHALESVPEDHRQNWLQITWGTAGIVTTLIQLFIGALVTFVAGLKLGLLAGVLVTLIGGLLGWGAGHIAYRTGLSSSVMSREHGFGVRGSLLIAAVYGFMIIGFLALENALLYKGFLFYFQLQDTLANQIIIYGLLTIAWILLTAFGFSLVTRFASWMLIGFLAVLIYMVVDVIVTSGQSWRDVMQYGTQMPPEVLAGMGASTEAGKFAFAVNVLIGSAGALALVDADLGRYARTSRDIGIAAFLGNIAMDILMLGIGGIVMYAGMGQIIQYHVTVGHMAKEAAQQIALQSPDSVAAAFIIFGGVIGTILMVLAQSKAQVLNTYSASLSLTAFFDALFGWRPGRIAFVILANLIGCLLLVGAILNWVQSFLTILGIFTTCFVGVMLADYFIVKPRQRASGHGAAKTPQVNWSGVITVFVAFVLAHYVLNKNMPIEFFTSLPISVVLYPILRLGSGGRL from the coding sequence ATGGCAGAAGCACTGGTCGCGGACCGCATGGAGGACCATGCACTCGAGTCCGTCCCTGAAGATCATCGGCAGAACTGGTTGCAGATCACCTGGGGAACGGCGGGCATCGTCACCACCCTCATCCAGTTGTTCATCGGGGCGCTGGTCACTTTCGTGGCCGGCCTCAAGCTCGGCCTGCTGGCCGGCGTCCTGGTGACCCTCATCGGCGGCTTGCTCGGCTGGGGTGCGGGGCACATCGCCTACCGCACGGGGCTGTCGAGCAGCGTGATGTCGCGCGAGCACGGGTTCGGCGTGCGTGGCTCGCTGCTGATCGCCGCCGTCTACGGTTTCATGATCATTGGCTTCCTGGCGCTGGAGAACGCCCTTCTGTACAAGGGGTTCTTGTTCTATTTCCAACTCCAGGACACCCTGGCGAACCAGATCATCATCTACGGCCTCCTGACGATCGCCTGGATCCTGCTCACGGCCTTTGGCTTCAGCCTTGTGACCCGGTTTGCATCATGGATGCTGATCGGCTTTCTGGCGGTGCTGATCTACATGGTGGTTGACGTCATCGTGACGTCGGGCCAATCGTGGCGTGATGTGATGCAGTATGGGACGCAGATGCCCCCCGAGGTTCTGGCGGGCATGGGAGCGAGCACCGAAGCCGGCAAGTTCGCCTTCGCGGTCAATGTGCTGATCGGCTCGGCCGGCGCCCTGGCGCTGGTGGACGCCGATCTGGGGCGCTACGCCCGCACCTCGCGCGACATCGGCATCGCGGCCTTCCTGGGCAACATCGCCATGGACATCCTGATGCTCGGCATCGGCGGCATCGTCATGTACGCCGGCATGGGACAGATCATCCAATACCACGTCACGGTGGGCCACATGGCCAAGGAGGCCGCGCAGCAGATCGCGCTGCAGAGCCCGGACAGCGTGGCGGCCGCGTTCATCATCTTCGGCGGCGTCATCGGCACCATCCTGATGGTGCTGGCCCAGTCCAAGGCGCAGGTGCTCAATACCTACAGCGCGTCGCTCTCGCTGACGGCCTTCTTCGACGCCCTCTTTGGGTGGCGCCCGGGGCGCATCGCGTTCGTCATCCTGGCCAACCTGATCGGCTGCCTGCTGCTCGTCGGCGCCATTCTCAATTGGGTCCAGTCGTTCCTGACGATCCTCGGCATCTTCACCACCTGCTTCGTTGGCGTGATGCTCGCCGACTACTTCATCGTCAAACCGAGGCAGCGCGCCAGCGGCCATGGCGCGGCCAAGACACCGCAGGTCAACTGGTCGGGCGTGATCACCGTATTCGTCGCCTTCGTTCTGGCGCACTACGTGCTCAACAAGAACATGCCGATCGAGTTCTTCACGTCGCTGCCGATCAGCGTGGTGCTGTATCCCATCCTGCGTCTGGGGTCTGGCGGCAGGCTCTGA
- a CDS encoding indolepyruvate oxidoreductase subunit beta family protein, whose amino-acid sequence MKPRMITIAIMALGGQGGGVLEDWITTLAEDAGWTAQATSVAGVAQRTGATIYYIELVEPTPGQTPVLAQMAVPGEVDILIAAELMEAGRAVARGLVTPNRTTVITSTHRTFAVQEKVVPGDGAADSAAVLALVRKAARRTVADDMQQLAVDHGTVISAPLFGALAACDVLPFRQQAFEQVVERGGKGVQASLNALRAGAELARTRPTPPALAAKAEAMKTAPRPLPDKAASPALAPLLARIRTEFPPAAWPWLGEGLARVADWQDADYGREYLDQVARFAKRDPAPASAELTVAAAHWIAVAMSYDDVIRVAELKTRAERFTRIRGEVGGKADDVVGMEEYFHPRLEEAMGLLPAGWADWLDRSPRLKGWLAPRLNKGRRIQTHTFKGHLQLHLVAGLARWRRGNRRHAEEVAHTQAWLAVAEKALETGDAALATEVLRCRQLIKGYSDTHTRGTGKFDRLMYAVPQLSGQPEAAARLASLRAAAALDPKGKALGECESELGLRTKVPA is encoded by the coding sequence ATGAAGCCCCGCATGATCACCATCGCCATCATGGCCCTGGGCGGCCAGGGCGGCGGCGTGCTGGAAGACTGGATCACCACCCTGGCTGAAGACGCCGGCTGGACGGCGCAGGCCACCTCGGTGGCCGGCGTGGCCCAGCGCACCGGCGCCACCATCTACTACATCGAGCTGGTCGAGCCCACGCCGGGCCAGACCCCGGTGCTGGCGCAGATGGCCGTGCCCGGCGAGGTGGACATCCTGATCGCCGCCGAGCTGATGGAAGCCGGCCGCGCCGTGGCGCGCGGCCTGGTCACGCCCAACCGCACCACCGTCATCACCAGCACCCACCGCACCTTTGCCGTGCAGGAAAAAGTGGTGCCAGGCGACGGCGCCGCCGACAGCGCCGCCGTGCTGGCGCTGGTGCGCAAGGCCGCGCGCCGCACGGTGGCCGATGACATGCAGCAACTGGCGGTGGACCATGGCACCGTCATCTCCGCGCCCTTGTTCGGGGCCTTGGCCGCCTGCGACGTGCTGCCGTTTCGGCAGCAGGCCTTTGAGCAGGTGGTCGAGCGCGGCGGCAAGGGCGTGCAGGCCAGCCTGAACGCCCTGCGCGCCGGCGCCGAGCTGGCCCGCACTCGCCCCACGCCGCCCGCGCTGGCGGCCAAGGCCGAGGCCATGAAGACCGCCCCGCGCCCGCTGCCCGACAAGGCCGCCAGCCCGGCCCTGGCGCCGCTGCTGGCGCGCATCCGCACCGAGTTCCCGCCGGCGGCTTGGCCCTGGCTGGGCGAAGGCCTGGCCCGCGTGGCGGACTGGCAGGACGCCGACTACGGCCGCGAATACCTGGACCAGGTCGCGCGCTTTGCCAAGCGCGATCCGGCCCCCGCCAGCGCCGAACTGACGGTGGCCGCCGCGCACTGGATCGCGGTGGCCATGTCCTACGACGACGTGATCCGTGTGGCCGAACTGAAAACCCGCGCGGAGCGTTTCACACGCATTCGCGGCGAGGTGGGCGGCAAGGCCGATGACGTGGTGGGCATGGAGGAATATTTCCACCCGCGCCTGGAAGAAGCCATGGGCCTGCTGCCGGCCGGCTGGGCCGACTGGCTGGACCGCTCGCCCCGCCTGAAGGGCTGGCTGGCCCCGCGCCTGAACAAAGGCCGGCGCATCCAGACGCACACCTTCAAAGGCCATCTGCAACTGCACCTGGTGGCCGGCCTGGCGCGCTGGCGCCGCGGCAACCGCCGCCACGCCGAGGAAGTGGCGCACACGCAAGCCTGGCTGGCCGTGGCCGAGAAAGCGTTGGAGACGGGCGACGCCGCCCTGGCCACCGAGGTGTTGCGCTGCCGTCAGCTCATCAAGGGCTACAGCGACACGCATACGCGTGGTACGGGCAAGTTCGACCGCCTGATGTATGCCGTCCCCCAGTTGAGCGGCCAGCCCGAGGCTGCCGCCCGCCTGGCGAGCCTGCGCGCGGCGGCGGCGCTCGACCCGAAAGGCAAGGCGCTGGGGGAGTGCGAGTCTGAGCTCGGCCTGCGAACGAAGGTGCCCGCGTAG